The segment ACCTTGATGGACGCAACTGCCCAGGCGAACGATCGCAGTTCAGTGGGCAAGACTCCGCTCACCGAGGATTTCGCCAGTTTTGTTACAGAGATATTGGATAAGTGGAAAGTCCCAGGTTTGTCCATTGCTGTGATTGATGGCGACCAGGTCTTCGCTGAGGTATGACCTTGATTCCTCTGCGCTCTGCAACATCGGCTTGAATGCCTGAGTGTTGATGATACTGATACAGATATAGGGATACGGCTTTGCGACATTGCCCGATGAGCCAGCCACACCGGAAACACTTTGGCACGCTGCTTCAACTACAAAGGCACAGACTGCCGCTACCCTAGCCCGCCTGATCAACTCCGGAGACCACCCGGCTCTCGCCAACGGTTGGTCAACGACAATCTCATCTATTGTCCATGACGACTTCGTCCTTCAGGACGCGTGGGCGACAGAGCACATCACGCTAGACGATGCTGTAAGTCATCGCACAGGGATAGCAGCCCACGATAAATCCTATGCACAGGTAGTGGAAGGGAAGGAGGTTAAGCCTAAGGATATTGTTCGCAACTTGAGGAATCTACCCTTATCTACCGAGCCCCGGCTCAAGttctcttatactaatttaatGTATACCACGCTCTCACATGTCATTGAGACTGTTACGGGCAAATGGCTTGGAGACGTAATGAAGGAGCTGATCTGGGGTCCGCTGGATATGAACTCCACTTTTTTCGACTTGCAGGATGCAATCAATGCACCATATCAACTCGCTTCGGGGTACTACTGggacaagaaggaaggaaAATATGGGGAGGTTCCCTTCATGAACATTACGGAACTTAGCGGCGCCGGGGCTATCTTCTCTAATGTCCTTGACTACGCTAAATGGGTGAAATGCCTGCTCCACGAAGCACCGCCATTCTCCAAGGAGGTGCACAAGGACATAAAGTCTCCGAGAATCCTTAAATCCATACAACCGAATGGGCCCTACGATATCAAGACATACGGACTGGGCTGGGAGCGTACCCACTTTAAGGGGCATGTTATATATATGCACAGTGGAGGATTGCACGCCTATGGTGCCCAGGTCTACTGGTTGCCCGAGGCCAAGTATGGCGTCGTTGCGTTCGCGAACACGGCCACTACGTCGAATGCCGCCGAGGAAATCCTGGCATGGAAGTTGATTCAAGACCGGTTTGGGATCCCAGAGAACGAGCGCTTTGATTTTGATGCTAAGTTCGTCACGTCTTCCGTCATGCTATGAAACATTGACTGACTAATACAGCTACCGAAAGTTTTGGAACGGTCTAAGCAGTACCGTAGATGAGGGTGTTGATATTCTCTACCCCGAGCGACCGAATCCGCCGCTGCCCGCCACCGTGAATACCACCAAATTGCAGGGCATATACTACGATCCAGGATACGGACGCATCGCATTACGCGAGCAGCCTCACCCTAACAGATCAGATGAGAAGATCCTTGTTGCAGACCGCCAGGAGATGACGTGGAAGTACCAGATGAACCTGCACCACGTCTCTGGTGACTATTGGGTTGTCTACTTGCCATTATTGGAGAATCCAGGGTACTTCACCGAGTTCGTAGCAGCAGAGTTCAAGATCGGAAATGATGGAAAGCCGGTTGGACTGCAGGTGGACTGGGTTGACCGAGTTActgatgaggttgaaggaaAGGTCCtgttcaagaaggttgatTAGCTATGAACTAGGTAGTAACTGCTTGAAATACCTAAACACGAAGTAACCTTCGTGCATCTATACATTAAATGATAGTTATATATCAATTCGGGACACCAAAGTAATGATGAACAATTTTCAGGGAAAGGAAGGTGATACTATTGTCGCATCTCTAACTCGAAACAACAACGAAGGCGACATCGGGTTCATAGCGCCTCTGGAGCGTCGGAGTGTCCTCATCACTAGACGCCACAACTGCATCGTACCCATTAGGAATATGGAGAATTTCAATGGCGAGTAAGAAAGGCTAGACAAGGTGGCGCTCATTCTTTGGGTTGTTAAAGGAGACAGGTCGCTTTTGCAACGGTCTTCTGATCAAGTGTGAAGGACATCCAGATCGAACGACGCTACTGAAGGAGCCCGTTGACTATGACAAAACTTGTCCTGATGTGGATTGCTCCGAGCCCTGGTAACTATCGACTCGTCTTTTCTTGACTAAGAAGCCGAGGTGGTGCCACCCTGCGGTGGAGGAAAAGCGAGAGGCGGCCAAATGGCGAAATTGGTTCCCACATTGTGCGGCAGGATTTGGATCAACTCGCTGCTAACATGCAAATAGAGCTTCTCACTAGTTCTTCCATAGCCGGTTTATAATTAGTACAGGTGGGTCTACGGCAATGAACCCCTTGACCGTCGCTGTATGCATAAAGTGAAATATCAGCGACACCGACGGTCTCAACGTTAGTGCTTACATTCCCGAAGACAGTTAACCAGGCTTACTCCAATACCGTGTCTAAGCCTGTCTTTAACGAGTCGGTTATCCACGATTTAGCGTAGTGAAGTCAGCGTGCCATCCGTCCTTGTGTGGACTAGATTTTCCGAGGTATGAACCAGAATCGGGAGTTGGCAGAAAGGCCAGGGTGTTCGCATCAACGCCTACAACCAAATTTTCTTCCAGACGCAGCTAGTTCTCACCGCCCCTCCTCCAAGTCCAGGCCGACGCCACGGCAAGAAGCCACAACAGCTGCCCAAGTCGGAATCGATGTGCACCGGATCCAGGCAGCGCTCCCAGTGAGCCATCCATACGCCTGCTGTTAAAATATCATATTGGCCTCGCCTGCGGTTTTCTACCTCAACGGCTACGCACCCAGACTTGcatagttaatatataactacCGGATATCGCTGCCATGCGGCTGTATGGCACCGATGGTGTTTCCCTAAGGCGGTTTGATTGTATGTTTATGATCCTTATGTTGGTTTTGCGCCCCTGAGCCTGCTTTATATTCCATCATTTGGCATATTTGCTTCTGTAACCGGTCAGCGCTATGAATCAAAGTGGtaccatccaggaccactTAATGGACACCCCCACTTAATGGACCACCAAAATTTCGATCCTCCCATACAAAATCTAAATCTTCGTGCACACAAAAACAGACCGCGTTGTCAATCAAAATCGAAGTTAGTAAAGAGACTCTCCATAAAATTGATCAAATATTACTCTCTGCGTGGTTTTTTGATCTTCCGACCGCTCTGTGTGCGCTGGCAGTGCTTTATTACGACCCTAAAGTCGTCACTTTCGTCCTCTGACCTGATACCCACCTCAATCACCGACTCGACCTCCTCGTCCACATCCACCTCTATTTCTGCCTCCTTTGAGTTAGGAAGAGATTCTCCAGCCGCTAGAGCCATGAATCGTCGGTTCGGGTTCGGTAccgcctttcttttcttccctcgcCGCAGCTGGGACACCTGCTCCTCCAGCCCAGTAATCCGCGCATTTTGAACGGCCACCTTCATCTCTAAAGCTTCCAGCCCCTTTGCGACCTTACTGTACTTCCTCCTGGTCGGACGACTTCGATGTTTGGCCAAATCCCTCACCTGGCGGCTCGTTTCCGGCGTATCATCTGAGTCCAGATGAGGAGGGCTGGGCGTCTTGAAGCCTTCCAGCACTTTTTCTTTATCCGGTTGAATTTCCGGATGTGCTAGAGCTTTGTACCGATTCATTGGCCAATTTCCAGTAAACCTCCAGCCGGATAAgataatcttcttcctcatgcCCGCCTCTCTGGCTTTCCCGTATGACCGAATAAAATTGACTTTATCAACGGGCCCAGAATCGGTCAAACTAGCCAGCTTTTGGAGTTCTTTCCGATACGCACCTTTGATGACATTAAAAATTCCATTGTCTAACGGTTGTAGGCCATGAGAGCAATGCGCTGGTAGATAGCAGCAGTAGACGTTGTTCAGAAAGCACGtagccatccactcatcctggGTGCTCGTTAGCGACCTTATAGCGGGAGACTCTGCGGTGAAAACACCAAAAGACTCACTTGTGCATGGGTTCCATGACCGTCAAGGATAATAAGTCTCGCACCTGATGCATCGCGAGGCTCTGTTTGAGGTAGATAGACATCTTTCAACCACTCGAGAGCTATATGGTTGTCGGTCCAGCCGTTTGGTGATGTGATGTAGTGCCAGTCCGCTATCGATTCGAATTCCTTAAGAAACCACTGCTTCTGCAGCTCTTTtcctttaaagataattccCGGTTTTAAAGCGCGGCCAGTTGCAGTGACAGCCTCAATAAACGAGGTCCAAGTGCGCGACTGAACGcctttcaacatcgccttcttcttcgggtcAGAGCTCCCGATTACGAGGCTGTCCAGGCCTCATGGACAACCAATTAGTTATGCCCTATAAAAGCCCGTAGAGAACTTGTGGAGGAGTGACCGAAACCCGCCATTATGCCACCCTCGTCCACGTTAACCgtgttctcaggcttgatccagccgtACTCGTTCTCCCGGATATcgaagtaccaattgaccgCCTTCGGAGTAAAGCCGTCAAATCTGGCGGCTTCCTGGCGCTTTCCAAGCTTGGTAGATAGTTTTGAATGACGTTTGACGAACCTGGTGGTCCAGTGCTTGCCTAGAGGCTTGTTATCCCCCTGTTGACGGAGGAGGGCTTCGACGCAGCTTCGAAGTTGGCTATGCGTGAGAGCGTAGCCCAGGGACTCCTGCCGCAGAAGCCAACGAACGAGACGGACCTCCTGGCTCGTAGAAATACGTTGGTGGGGGTGGGTAGACTCTTTCCTGCTCGCTTGACCAGAAAGTCGTCTATAAATGGTCGATCGAGGCACTCCACGTTTCTGGGCCGCCTCAGTCGGCGATAGGCCTCTATCAGTAGTATCGAGTATAGCCTCAGCTACGTCGTCTTCGGTATAAACACGCCGAACCATTGTGGCAGGAGTTCCATGAGTAAATTAGGTGATATGCCTACTGGAGTGAATGAAGTCGGATGGGCCGGATGAGGTGAAACTGAAAAGATTTCAAAGGGCTAGAGGACAAGGCCACGAGGCGTAACGGGGAAAAATTAAGCCGATATTGAAATTTCATGAAATAAACTATACAGCACATGTTTTGGCTTGTGAGTATCTTCATTCCTGGCCAAATGCGGTGTAATTGAAAATTCGGATTTTGTATGGGAATATTGAAATTTTGGTGGTCCATTAAGTGGGGGTGTCCATTAAGTGGTCTTGGATGGTATGGTGTTGTCTTGTCTCAACGATACGCAATCAAGATCCAAAGACATCTCTTCGGTTTCTATCTCTACGAAGCACTGTAGCTCTCTCTTTGGCTCCTTTTCTTATAGCTGAGTATGCGTGAAATTATAGTGACTTTCTGGGCTTTTATTTGAACCCGCATTGGCTTACCCTTGATCTGAAATGGTCCATGAGTTTTATACACTGTCTTCGAAGCCCCACTCCTTTTGTCGGTTGCAGGTTTTATGAACCCTAATCGAGTTCGTGGCAAACTTGCAGTTAGATCGGTATCGTCTACACGAGGCGAAGAGGTTAGTTCTGTATTCTAGTAGGTTCTGCCAAGAAGAAACTTACTGGGAACGCCGTCGAAGTCGCAGTCGCCCTTAAGAGCAATGCAGGGAGTCATCTTAGCAGCGGCGCTGCCAAGGTCTGAACAGCGGCATCCAAGGTCGGTTGTCTTGGATCCGACTCTTTCGGCGACGGCTTCCGTGCAGGTAGCGGCGCAACGCTGAAATCTCCGACGCCAGGCCAGGTAGAGTTGTGCAGGAAAGCCCATTATTCATGTAATTGTAAGATGTTtgtagaaaaagaagagtGGTTATAAGGGGTTGTAATTTGATGCTGCAGAGAAGGGGACTTCATCTTCTTATAGCTCTGTTCGATACCGAGTACGAGACTTGTGTATCAAACAAGATGAGACGGCGAGACACTTTTAAGAGGATGCTGACTACCTGGAACAAACATTTTTTATTCGCTCTTTATCTCTAGATACTTAGATTTAAGCATGCTAATGGCCTCTGGGAAACAAATTAACATTCTAAGATGGCCTGTCTTTCATCAAGCGCCGATATAAGGCACACTATCATCACAATCGCCGACCGATCCTGGTGGCTAATCGTTCCGGGGTCAATGTAATCTCCCAGCTCAGCTTTGCGCGCGATGCTTGTCTGCCTCACAGGGTCCTCAGGAGGCCCCTGATCTAAGCGTACCCAAGAAGGCGGAGTCGGCCCCAAGCACCTGATTGTCCTTAATACAATGGTCAAACGACTCGGCCAGATCACAGTTGGTAGACCGAGGAAACTCGGCATGGCAGATGTTAGTCCGTGTATAGCCGCATTCAGAACCACACTACAAGGTGACTGCATCCATTCTAAGTAAAATTCGTCCCTTATATACCATCAGACGATTGTTAATACCCTATTCCATGTCTTGTGTGAAAAGCGTTTTATGTACTAAGCGTAGTCGATTTCTTTAGGCGCTTGATCGAGGTATAGCTTGACTGCTGGGTTTCTGAAGTCGTCGAGATGCTTCACTAGAAAATCAAGAACTTCCAGGGGCAGGAGGATAGGGGCAGCCTCAGGGGCTAAAAGAGGATATTTCTGATTCCAGACGAAAGCATCAAAcctcttctcagccttcCGGACATTTGGTCCGAATGATGCTTCAGCGTTGCGGCAGGGTCAGCCCGTAAAGGCGGCTTATTGTTGTCCCGTCGGTGGAAGATCATCGTCGATATCGCGTTCAACCAAGCCACAACATGGTTCATGACCTGAAACAACACCTTCCGTATCCCACGTCATTAACCACAGTAAGAAAGCTAGGTCGTCATTTTATGGTATGGTTTATGAGAGCCGTTGCCGATGACGACTATGTtgctgatggcgatgataaAAATGGCAATGGTGATGCCGTTGGGTAGAAAATTATCCGAGCTTGGCCATCCATGTGGGCCGTGTCGAGGAAATCCGACATTGTCTTCCAATCAGTCAGCTAAATGTCGTTGGCAGCATGGCCATCTCCATTCATCTGTCATCCCTCTATATCGTAGCTAGACAGCGAGTAGGGAACTGCTTCTCGCTACCTAGTTGTAAGATACTAATCATCTGTTCCTCGACTTGGGTAGCTTTCACGCGGATTAGTTCGGGGCCTTGACTCAACGCTACAACGACTTGCATCCAAATCTGGCCATGTTGGGCAGTGGCCCCGCACTGAAAGGATCTGACATGGGCGGCTGGTGGAACTTACCCTTGTCGTAGAATTCGCAGGCTCACCATAGctcctcctcggcagcaCCCGTCGCCTGCACGTATgcctcaagagccttggtGCGATGTTGTCCATCGATGACCTCTACCAGGCATATGCCCGCTTTAAGGATGTAATATGCGAGGTTATCTAGGGACAAGAAGGTTGATATAAAATGATATAGAATGAGGTACGGAAGTAATGTATGGGTTCAGCTTGACGAGGCGTAATGGATAATATGATAGATACTGGTTTTTGGAAACGTAGATCTTAGTgtgaaaaagaaaaatggGGGGGAGGAGGGCGGATTATAGTTAGAAACAGAATCACTAAAGATTTAAGAATATTTTTTTCTGAATTGGCATATAAAAGTTATGCTGCTGCTTTTGCCAAGTATCCTACAAATATCATTTAGTTTGGTTTATTGCAAATAATAGTAATCAAGCAGTTATCTCCTATAATTGGTTAACGGCAGTAAAAATGTTAAATTGTTCGTTTATTAACGTTTATTCTTTGTAGAATATATCGATATAAGGAACCGCTTGAGTCTTCTCTTTCTAAATAATGTGTACCACCGTTTACCATGACTGAGAGGCATCCATGCCACAGCTGGACTATTTTCATACGCCCCATATAGCCAAATTCTAAGTAATCCATAGCGCCCCATCATACTAGGAAATGCCAAAATCCTGTTCAACACCGTGTCCCCTTAGCGTTCCATAACCATGAAAGTGGTACCTCCAACAACACCCGCGGCAATAAGAAGTGTTAAGATGCCAGCGCCCGCTTTTTCCGCTATTGTGATGGTCTTATATTTGAGCCTTCCGTCCTCCTGGCCTGAATTGGTATCTCTGCCACCAGGATTACCCTTGAAAGTTCCTCCAGTCTTGGATGTAACCGGCGCCTTAGCCTTGTCCACCAGAGTATACATGAGGATAGATGCGGCGTTTATCTGCAGGCCAAAACCAACGATGTCGTCAAATGAATCGGCTAACCAGGAAAAGCCGCACGCCGTACCAGCGGACCCTTCATAACCTCTCGTGGGACATCCATCACAGACCTTGGCAGCGGCTTGGGCGCTCGATTTGAGGAGTGTTGTGATATTCGTGTTGGTGTACGGGGCGACCTGAGAAGTAGCGGTCATCCAGTGGGCGAGGTATCCCTTGAAGCTCCGCTGGTCCTAGTTGCACTGCTTATGCTCCTCACAGAACTGctcgttgatgatgtggtTCTTGACAAACTTGTTCCAGACGTCGCTCATCATACCGCCTACGCGCTTTTTCCACGTGTCGCTCTCTGTAAGGTTGTACAACACCGCGGCGCCGTGGAGGAAGATACCAGTATTGTATGACCACTGCGTCTTAACGATGTTACTGcaatcttggccatctccGATAGTGACGTCATCATAGATTCCCATATCGTCCGTTACCAGCCCAATTTTGCTCTACCAGTTATATACCTTCTCGGTCCAAGCCGCATAGGCGTCATGGCCCGTATATAGCGCTAGACGCGCGCGGCAACATTAAGAAGCATCCGTTCGAGATAGAATCCTTGTAGTCGTATCCAATATTCCATTGGAAGATCTTCCACCGCAAACCACTGTTACAGTGTTGTGAATCCCAGCGGCTGACACACTCGTTGAAG is part of the Fusarium oxysporum Fo47 chromosome VII, complete sequence genome and harbors:
- a CDS encoding beta-lactamase/transpeptidase-like protein produces the protein MDATAQANDRSSVGKTPLTEDFASFVTEILDKWKVPGLSIAVIDGDQVFAEGYGFATLPDEPATPETLWHAASTTKAQTAATLARLINSGDHPALANGWSTTISSIVHDDFVLQDAWATEHITLDDAVSHRTGIAAHDKSYAQVVEGKEVKPKDIVRNLRNLPLSTEPRLKFSYTNLMYTTLSHVIETVTGKWLGDVMKELIWGPLDMNSTFFDLQDAINAPYQLASGYYWDKKEGKYGEVPFMNITELSGAGAIFSNVLDYAKWVKCLLHEAPPFSKEVHKDIKSPRILKSIQPNGPYDIKTYGLGWERTHFKGHVIYMHSGGLHAYGAQVYWLPEAKYGVVAFANTATTSNAAEEILAWKLIQDRFGIPENERFDFDANYRKFWNGLSSTVDEGVDILYPERPNPPLPATVNTTKLQGIYYDPGYGRIALREQPHPNRSDEKILVADRQEMTWKYQMNLHHVSGDYWVVYLPLLENPGYFTEFVAAEFKIGNDGKPVGLQVDWVDRVTDEVEGKVLFKKVD
- a CDS encoding glycosyl hydrolase family 76-domain-containing protein translates to MPSSLHAAKPSTALSQLTRNLAGLEAGAMFGTLIDYWWLTGDDSYNNITSQAMLHQAGTPADDMPDNQTLAVGNDDQGSWAMAAMSAAEHSFPDPPDTHPGWLVRAQAVFNDKIGLVTDDMGIYDDVTIGDGQDCSNIVKTQWSYNTGIFLHGAAVLYNLTESDTWKKRVGGMMSDVWNKFVKNHIINEHFKGYLAHWMTATSQVAPYTNTNITTLLKSSAQAAAKVCDGCPTRGYEGSAGTACGFSWLADSFDDIVGFGLQINAASILMYTLVDKAKAPVTSKTGGTFKGNPGGRDTNSGQEDGRLKYKTITIAEKAGAGILTLLIAAGVVGGTTFMVMER